CACTCGCAGGGTAGCAGACACTGAATGGCTTCACAGGCTTTGCTGTAGTAAGATTGAAAGCAGATGAAGCTGCTTCCTTCGAAAAAGCCAGAATAAAAGCCTTGTAAATAGAACTCTGTAACTTCGTGTATGACACAACAGTGCTGATCTTGGTCCCCCCAGAACCAGTCTTACCATTAATGGCCAATAGTGATCTGTTCAAAGCCACCATCTTTCCGTTCACTTTCATGGAAGTCAACCCTATATAATATTCAGAAGAGGGTGCGGGTTTATGTGGTTCAGAATCTTTTCCAAACGGGTTCAAAATGAGAGGAGTGTAAAGAAGTGCTTTTGAGAGGTCAATCCCTGGCAAAAAATTATAAGGCCCGTTGCTACCGAAAAGAGCCACGCCAGGTTGAGATTTGGATCCTGACAAGCAGATGGCAAAGCAAtttggagaagaagagaagacctTGTTGATCTGTATCGGGATAGATATGTTTGAGTCCCCCAAGGCTGCTAAGCCAGTGACACCTTTAGCCAGGCCTTTGAGAAAACCAGTTCGAGCACAggaaaatatgaaattattgaTCAAAGTAAGAGAACCTTGAGTGTTGGGCAAGGCGAAGGAGTCAATAAGGGCGGTGTTGAGGCCATTAACTTTTCTGTAGTCAACAGGTTTGATGGGGTTATCAGGGAGGAAGAGGAAAGAGTTGTTGCCACAATTTGGACTTGGCGGGCCGTCGCAGAGGTCCAAGCAAGCGTAAGCGCCAAGTAAATTAGCGGTGGAACTGTTACAGGGGACATGGTGGTAAGTAGAGGAAGTGTAGTCGTCGCAATTTACCCATGTGTATGTAGCCCCAAGGTCCAAGAGCAATTTGGTGAGCTTGAGAGGGGTTTGGAGGTGTGCAGTGATGACATATTGGCTGGTTGAATGGTCCTTCTGGATCGGTGTTTGGAGGGGAAGAGCTGCCTGAGAAGAGATAAAAgataggaagaagaaaagacttAGAAGAGGGACGGCTAGCTTTGCCATTAACATTTTTCTGTGTGTTGAGAGTAGGATTAATTGTGAGCAAGCCAATGATGTGAGAATGAGTCATTTATAGAGTTCTTACACTCGAAGAAATGCATGAAATGAATCCCGTGAAGTCCCCATGAGCTTTAAGTGAAAGCATAGATGGTGGCATATCGTTTaggaattaaataaaacaagctGCTTTTCCGtacattgtttatataaatagtctAGCTatccttctattttctttttctttttttaatactaaaagtGTGAGAAAGTCATTGTAAAATGGCAAAACCAAGATAAAGTCATTGTTGACTATATTTAAGCcatgaaaaaaagttatttttattgttaacgGGTTTGAGAAAAGTtatattaagttgttttttcatctttatcttaattgaaaaaatatattaggatTTCAAGGTGATTTTTCCcagaaattaaatatattttcaatcaaattataGGGTGCTTTGAGTTACGAGATTGATTTATTAAGATGATAAAGATTATTATTAGAtgttttaatgtaaaaattagattgaaaataaaaaaaattatgtccaaAAAACTCCAGTTCAATTTTCAACCACCTCTCGTATGGCCGGAAACTAGTTTAGTAGACTATATGTAGTCTacctttatctttaaaaaaaaaaataaaaaaaataaaggtagaTAATAACTCCCATTTCCATCATAAAAGAGTTATGCGGGCTTGCTCTTACAGGCCCTATGtatgaccttttgttttgttttttttcattaagcCAAATGCTCTATATAACTCAGGCCCAAACATGACTTATGTTTATTGAacccattatatttttttctctattttttttaaaaataaaacttcaataaaataaataattttaaaacatattaaaacatcattttattagatattcaatttatatttttttctatgacatcatagtgtttttttttttatatatataaaattagcaAAAGCATTTTTCATGTATCCTTCATGacttgtctttatttttttcttaaattttatttgttttattttcaacatagggtttttttttagtattgcataattacattaaaaaatagattccaAAATGTTGGTgtatttttcttatatgttcTTAAAGCATCCATGACATaaatcatcaaaacaatattttctttaattaaactatacttttatgattatgttaaattgtttacttcaaaaaataaactaaacctAAGATATAGGTGCTTGTTAAGTATCAAATGCACTAAACTGATTCGCATTAAGATTCTATATAGAGAGATTGCTCGTGTATATATTAAGATCCACTAAGAAACTAGGTAAATGATTCATAAACTTAAGATTAccatattatcttaatatagtCAACCTTAGTTTCATCCATGAAGATTCGGCCACCCTTGGTTTAACCATGTTTGTGAACTTGACCCAATTCTAATGGAGGTGGTTTTGGCTTAAATAGATCAGCCCAAGTTTGGTTGATTAATGGTAGCATAAAAGGTATGTTTGTTAGGATTATAAGGGGGAGAGATTCCTTAGTATTGTTTTTCCTTATTTTGTTAGGATTTCTTTGTCTACAAGGATTCTTATAGACAACTATTTAAGAAGATCAAGTCACCCTTATGTCTTTCTAAATTTGAGAGGGTCAAAgacaacaaataatatattagtatcggcaattaaaatcatgaatatcTATGCTTGAGAAATATACAAAGAGCAACAACACTTTCTTATTTCTATTAGGAAGTGGTTTCGATTACAAGGAATTTCTTAAGCAAGGAAAGATGTTCTTGGGAGCCAAGTTAATTATTGTAATGGTTAGATCTTTTGTTTGGACTATTGTTGTTCTTAGTTAAGTATTTTTAGggcttttaattttagtttaggACTTTGTTTTAGTTTAGGTTTGTTCTGATCCAAAATCAATGTTTTAGGACTGTTTTAGACATCAAGTTTATATTAGGTGATTATTAGTTTGGGCTCATTGATTTGAAACCCAATAAATATCCATTAGGGTTTTTTATaagcattttatata
This genomic stretch from Populus alba chromosome 19, ASM523922v2, whole genome shotgun sequence harbors:
- the LOC118036204 gene encoding probable aspartic proteinase GIP1 translates to MLMAKLAVPLLSLFFFLSFISSQAALPLQTPIQKDHSTSQYVITAHLQTPLKLTKLLLDLGATYTWVNCDDYTSSTYHHVPCNSSTANLLGAYACLDLCDGPPSPNCGNNSFLFLPDNPIKPVDYRKVNGLNTALIDSFALPNTQGSLTLINNFIFSCARTGFLKGLAKGVTGLAALGDSNISIPIQINKVFSSSPNCFAICLSGSKSQPGVALFGSNGPYNFLPGIDLSKALLYTPLILNPFGKDSEPHKPAPSSEYYIGLTSMKVNGKMVALNRSLLAINGKTGSGGTKISTVVSYTKLQSSIYKAFILAFSKEAASSAFNLTTAKPVKPFSVCYPASAVKNTKMGPAVPIIDLVLDRPDVVWKIFGSNSMVRITKKTVDLWCLGFMDAGVNTMLSNWIGGPSIVIGGYQLEDNMLKFDLQSKKLGFSSSILSVGTNCAKFKFSTK